One window of the Populus nigra chromosome 4, ddPopNigr1.1, whole genome shotgun sequence genome contains the following:
- the LOC133690939 gene encoding uncharacterized protein LOC133690939: protein MGWLSRFLAAIAFFAIGVLFSPETFGSKSVTHLSAYLKLAHLLCFSTAFGSALWVTFIGGIIMFKNLPRHQFGNLQSKMFPAYFLLVGVCCAISVAAFGYLHPWKSASTAEKYQLGFLLSSFAFNLTNLFVFTPMTIEMMKQRHKVEREENIGTEVGWSKNREVAKANPKLAAMNKKFGMIHGLSSLANIMSFGSLAMHSWYLAGKINL from the exons atgggTTGGCTAAGTCGATTCCTAGCAGCGATAGCATTCTTTGCTATAGGCGTGCTCTTTTCTCCAGAAACGTTCGGATCAAAATCGGTCACTCATCTCTCCGCTTACTTGAAGTTGGCTCACCTCCTCTGCTTCTCCACCGCTTTTGGCTCCGCTCTCTGGGTCACTTTCATTGGCGGCATCATCATGTTCAA GAACTTGCCGAGGCATCAGTTTGGTAATTTGCAAAGCAAGATGTTTCCTGCGTATTTTTTATTGGTGGGCGTTTGCTGTGCAATCTCTGTGGCAGCGTTTGGTTATCTGCATCCATGGAAATCAGCATCCACTGCAGAGAAGTACCAGCTTGGGTTCTTGCTTTCATCTTTTGCTTTCAATCTCACCAATCTGTTTGTCTTTACTCCAATGACAATTGAG ATGATGAAGCAAAGGCACAAGGTGGAGCGTGAAGAGAACATTGGGACTGAAGTTGGATGGTCAAAGAACAGGGAAGTGGCGAAGGCCAATCCAAAGCTTGCTGCCATGAACAAGAAATTTGGAATGATTCATGGGTTATCATCCCTTGCTAATATCATGTCATTTGGCAGTCTTGCCATGCACTCGTGGTACTTGGCAGGTAAGATTAATCTGTAA